DNA from Candidatus Zixiibacteriota bacterium:
CGTAGTAGCGCGTTGAAAAGGTGTCTCCGGAGAACGCCAACAGCCAGTTGCGGTCGGCACGATCTCGGCTGACGACGCTGAACTCACCATCGGCCAGGGTGCGGATCGCTTCGAAATCGGCGGCCACCGTATCATCGAGGGGCTGCCAGCGGGCACGGTCGTAATTGTACGAGACCGCCTCGACTTTGTACGTGTTCGGGCTGATCATCACCTCTGCCAGATCGGTGCGATCATCTTCGGCGAGGACTGACTCTTCACCGGAGGTGACATTAACCACTTTAAGTCGTGTCACGTTCGCGCCGCGCGAATCGCCGATGTACATCCCGGTTCCGTCGGCGGTGAATCCGTATGGTGTCCCGTCCTCATTGGGATCCCACTCGATGAGCGAACGAAAGTCGTCCATTTCGGATTCCCGAACCAAGAGCGAGAAACCACCGTCGGGCAGCGAGGCGAATGCGCCCCGCACTTTGAACTTGTTGTCGGGAACCCAGCCGACGATATCCCCGCGGTTTTCACCGACGATCTTCGTCTCGCCCGTGACGAGGTTCAGATTGTACAGATCCATCAGCCGGATGTCGCGCCGGTTCATTTGAAACAGCACATCATCGGGATAATTCGGATCCAGCGCGACCGGAGTTGCTTGTACGCTGTCGAACGGCGTCAGGTCGCGTTCGGTGTCGTCGGTGAGATTGACCGCGTAGATGCGCCAGTTCTCATCGCCGCCCTTGTCTTGCATGTACAAAAGGTGCTTGTCATCGTACGCCCAGAAGTGAATGCGGATTCCGCGCAATGTGTCGTTGGTGACCACGCGGTCGTCTTCACGGCCGATGGTCTTGACCCAGACATTGAGCACGCCGTCTCTCGGCGCCAGATACGACATACGGGTGCCGTCGGGGGAGATCCGCGCTTGCGCACGAACGGGATTGCCGAACAGCAATTCGCGCGGGATCAGGGCCGGCAGCTCGGCGAAGGCCGGCCCGGAAACGAGCAGGGCCACTCCCAGGATCGTCAAGGCGCCCCACCATCGTTTCGAGATCATACTGACGTTCATTGACACTCCTTCCCGGACATAAATGAGGTCATCTGTCATCGCTGATCCGATTGCTCAGCAGACGAAGCACCGGCAGTACTGGTCGCATCGTTTCGACGAGCGGGCCGGTCCCCTGACTGCCAACGACGCGTCCCGTCGGCGTCCCCGATCCAAACCTGCATCACCGGATGGAATAATAATTCATCGGGGACCAGAGGTGGACGATGCAGCACTATTTTTTTACCGCAATCTTGAAAATTTTTGAAAAGCTCAACGCTCCGGTGCTGTACACGCGGCAAATGTACACGCCATCCGCAACAATATCGTCGCTATCGCTGTGGCCGTCCCATTCGACGAACTCCGCGCCGGGGCCATAGCTGGACTTCGGCAAATCAAGGTCGATGACATGTGCGCCACCCATGTCGTAGAGGGATGCCTTCAGCTCCGTCGCATCGTCCAACTCAAAGTTCATGCGCACGACTTCGCTTTTCGGATTGAACGGATTGGGGATGACCGGCGCAGTGACCGGCGATTTGACGATCAACGTCGTCGGGACCGTAAACATCGAAGGTGGATCGTCGGCGCCGTTGATGACGATGTTCCCGGCGTAAGTGCCCAGCAGGCGGTCGCCGACCGTCGCGGTCACTTCGAGACTTGCCTGGCCCTGCGCCGGGACCGTTCCGGATGCCGGGAGCACGTCGGCGAAATTCGGGATCATGTCGACGGAGTACCCGATCGGTTTTTCAGTGTCGTTGATGAGGGTCAGACTCTTGCTCGCCGGATCGGCCCCGCCTTCTGTTCCGGTGAATTGCAGGACAGTCGGCGAAACGCGAAACGTTCCCGCGTTGTAAACCCCGCGCGCATTCTGCACTGATGCGACCATCCCCTCCATGCTGGTCGCGCCGATGATCGCAAACGCGACCGTCACCGACGCATTGTTGGCCAGCGTGAACGGTCCTGCGGCGATCAGGTGCGAGCCGTCGCCCTCCTGTGGCGGTTCGGTCTGGAGGAATCCGCCCGACATGGCGGACCATTTTTCTGCGTTGGTGAAGCCGTTGAGATCGAACAATTCGGTCAAATTGTCCAGGTATCGGTACGACGAAGTTCCCGAGGGACTGATGACCGCCAGACCGCGAAACTGTGTTTCGTCGCGATGCCGCATGTACCCCAAGCCCTCGGATTCGACATACCCGCCGCCGTCGCGCGAGGCGACCGCCCCGGTCCAGGGGAAGTCCCAGTCGAAGTACAAACCTGCCCGTAGCCCGTTGAGCGTCGCCCCAGAACGATTGGTGATCGTGTATTCGGCGATGCAGTAGTCATCGGCCGCGGGATCGTCGTCGACCAGCGTGCGCTGTTCGATGAACAGGCCGATCGGCATCTCCGCGTAGCGGTCGGTAAACGCCGAGCGCGTCTCCTCAGCATAGCGCTGGCCCGGCTCGCGTATGTCGAAGTAGCCACCGGCGTCGACGTCGAAATCGACATCGGGAAACGTCGCCTCGTCGCGTGCATTGTCGGAGACATGAGTGGCGTTGGTGCCCACCAGGAAGGCGCCTTCAAACAGAGATTGTGTCGGATCGCCTCCGTAGAGGAAACCGACACCCTCGGAGCCATGCGGCGAGAGGGCGTCGGGCTGCAGCCCAAAGGTGCCGAAGGCGGACACACTCAGTTCGAAATTGCCCGCATCGTGCGTGAAGACTTCGACGGTGTGCGCGGGTCCGATCTGAATCGCACCCGGCCAGGTCTTCTGATACCCGCCGCCGGCGGTCATCTCGAACCGCACGGGGTAGCGTTCCCCCGACAGCACACTCGCATCCACTGATACCTGGAACGGGTCATCGCTGTTTCGGGCGGAGTCGCCATCGTTGGGCATGTCGGCGAACGATGCGGTCCCGGAGAGTACGGTCACCAGCGGGCTCTGCGAGATGATTTCGACCGCCACGCCGCTTGCCGGAGCACCGACATTGCAGAGCGTCAGAACGATGTCGGCGCCAGCGCCGGGCGCCGGCCGTACGTAATCGTCGCGCT
Protein-coding regions in this window:
- a CDS encoding S8 family serine peptidase, producing the protein MMSRMHQGWVSVACAAVLLLLAADAGAGLLQPELEARLKTAAVEERLPIVIRVRGALPPGALKRQVDTRYPLRADRHKAAVETLRNIATVTQTPLVRELNTAYFDDRVSEVKTFWIDNIVTAAATPSAIAEIADRADVEEVMLYPETGLIQPLALETTQRDVAPADASGQINASPGLLAIRADQLWEMGITGKGRLVGSLDTGVDGDHFMLEDKWRGNNGYSAKESWFDPIYGSVTPRSFSGSGTTHGTQVMGIMVGVVPDLGPTLPEYTIGVCPDCQWMSAAAIDIPCPTTDLLFCGNLFESFQWLAEPDGNPNTEADVPHAIANPWGGVENPAFGCSNVFWSAVDNIEATGAAMVFAVGNWNPAVQYSDRAWNPANRITSDVNTMSVGMVDTRTDQENPPIHPQSSQGPSGCDNMTFKPEVVAPGVGVRSIKPNNIVEPIQAGTATGSSFATPHVAGAIALLAEINPNATVDELKRALYNSARDLGQDGEDNLYGRGIIDLLAAKDMLPPNTQPSLFIKRDDYVRPAPGAGADIVLTLCNVGAPASGVAVEIISQSPLVTVLSGTASFADMPNDGDSARNSDDPFQVSVDASVLSGERYPVRFEMTAGGGYQKTWPGAIQIGPAHTVEVFTHDAGNFELSVSAFGTFGLQPDALSPHGSEGVGFLYGGDPTQSLFEGAFLVGTNATHVSDNARDEATFPDVDFDVDAGGYFDIREPGQRYAEETRSAFTDRYAEMPIGLFIEQRTLVDDDPAADDYCIAEYTITNRSGATLNGLRAGLYFDWDFPWTGAVASRDGGGYVESEGLGYMRHRDETQFRGLAVISPSGTSSYRYLDNLTELFDLNGFTNAEKWSAMSGGFLQTEPPQEGDGSHLIAAGPFTLANNASVTVAFAIIGATSMEGMVASVQNARGVYNAGTFRVSPTVLQFTGTEGGADPASKSLTLINDTEKPIGYSVDMIPNFADVLPASGTVPAQGQASLEVTATVGDRLLGTYAGNIVINGADDPPSMFTVPTTLIVKSPVTAPVIPNPFNPKSEVVRMNFELDDATELKASLYDMGGAHVIDLDLPKSSYGPGAEFVEWDGHSDSDDIVADGVYICRVYSTGALSFSKIFKIAVKK
- a CDS encoding S9 family peptidase, giving the protein MNVSMISKRWWGALTILGVALLVSGPAFAELPALIPRELLFGNPVRAQARISPDGTRMSYLAPRDGVLNVWVKTIGREDDRVVTNDTLRGIRIHFWAYDDKHLLYMQDKGGDENWRIYAVNLTDDTERDLTPFDSVQATPVALDPNYPDDVLFQMNRRDIRLMDLYNLNLVTGETKIVGENRGDIVGWVPDNKFKVRGAFASLPDGGFSLLVRESEMDDFRSLIEWDPNEDGTPYGFTADGTGMYIGDSRGANVTRLKVVNVTSGEESVLAEDDRTDLAEVMISPNTYKVEAVSYNYDRARWQPLDDTVAADFEAIRTLADGEFSVVSRDRADRNWLLAFSGDTFSTRYYAYSRDAKKGTLLFSTRPELDRYTLAPMKFVEIQARDGLILPAYLTLPVGVESRNLPMVLNVHGGPWARDAWGYDPEAQWMANRGWAVLQVNFRGSTGFGKDFVNAANKEWGRAMQNDLTDAVLWANEQGYADPEKVAIYGGSYGGYACLAGAAFTPELYSCGVDIVGPSNIMTLLASIPPYWEPMIKLMYHRVGDPTTEEEMLKERSPLFSADKIRIPLLIGQGANDPRVKQAESEQIVAALKANEQYVEYVVYPDEGHGFARPENRLDFYGRSEKFLNRYLGGRLEN